In a genomic window of Bacteroidota bacterium:
- a CDS encoding GDP-mannose 4,6-dehydratase, with the protein MSIKPIAIVTGGAGFIGSHMVDLLIKRNYRVRVIDNLTGGRSSNLSHHSNHPDFEFFEEDILNLKPDSEIFSGAHYVFHFAGIGDIVPSIERPLEYMSTNIQGTSHVLECSRYHAVKKFVYAASSSCYGLADTPTNEDHKICPEYPYAFSKYIGEQTAFHWQKVYGLPVNSIRIFNAYGPRVRTTGAYGAVFGVFFKQKLEGMPFTVVGDGSQSRDFIFVTDIATAFLAAAETEHIGEIYNVGAGNPQSVNNLVDLLGGDVVYLPKRPGEPDCTWADITKIKNQLSWEPQISFPEGVAKMTANIENWKDAPLWNPESIETATKSWFKYMTKNK; encoded by the coding sequence ATGAGTATAAAACCGATCGCTATTGTTACTGGGGGAGCCGGATTCATTGGCAGTCACATGGTTGACCTCCTAATTAAAAGAAATTACAGGGTTAGGGTAATTGATAATTTGACTGGAGGAAGATCATCAAACTTATCTCATCATAGCAATCATCCTGATTTTGAATTTTTTGAAGAGGATATTCTAAATTTAAAACCAGATTCAGAAATTTTTTCCGGCGCTCATTATGTCTTTCATTTTGCCGGTATTGGAGATATTGTTCCGTCTATCGAAAGACCTTTAGAGTACATGTCAACTAATATTCAAGGTACTTCGCATGTACTTGAATGTTCTCGATATCATGCTGTGAAAAAATTTGTTTATGCTGCATCATCATCTTGTTATGGACTCGCTGATACACCAACTAATGAAGATCATAAAATATGCCCTGAATATCCTTATGCCTTCAGTAAGTATATTGGTGAACAAACCGCTTTCCACTGGCAAAAGGTTTATGGTCTTCCCGTTAATTCAATTAGGATATTTAACGCTTATGGTCCAAGAGTTCGCACTACTGGAGCTTATGGTGCTGTATTTGGAGTATTCTTCAAACAAAAATTAGAGGGAATGCCTTTTACAGTTGTTGGTGATGGTAGTCAAAGTCGTGACTTTATTTTTGTAACTGATATTGCCACTGCATTTCTGGCTGCGGCAGAAACAGAACATATTGGAGAAATTTACAATGTTGGTGCTGGTAATCCTCAAAGTGTTAACAATCTGGTTGATTTACTTGGTGGGGATGTTGTTTACCTTCCAAAACGTCCAGGAGAACCTGATTGCACATGGGCAGATATTACGAAAATTAAAAATCAACTTTCATGGGAACCACAAATTAGTTTTCCAGAAGGAGTTGCAAAAATGACCGCCAATATTGAAAATTGGAAAGACGCTCCGCTTTGGAATCCAGAAAGTATTGAAACTGCAACAAAATCATGGTTTAAATATATGACTAAGAATAAATAG
- a CDS encoding adenylyltransferase/cytidyltransferase family protein, whose protein sequence is MEQDFFEKYRPKLKIIDDLIEIIGPFSREKKVILCHGVFDVVHPGHVRHLAYAKSKADILIASITSDKYIDKGIYRPHVPEQLRALNLAAYEMVDYVIIDDNQKPLKIIRKIKPNYFAKGFEYTSTGLPPSTQEEANVVNEYGGEMVFTPGDVVYSSSTFINLSRPKIHIEKLLSLMNVENISFDDLRHTLSSLKGLKVHVVGDTIVDTYTRTVLIGGQTKTPTFSVRYIGKDDYIGGAGIVAQHLQAAGADVVFSTVLGNDQLKDFVIAGLKDTGINTIPIIDPTRPTVNKNVIIAGGYRLLKIDTLDNATISVKILDQLIDSIKNTSTDAIVFSDFRHGIFNRSTINRLIEAIPINTFRVADSQVASRWGNITDFKNFDLLTPNEREARFSLADQDSTVGKLAGSLKEITNCKSLILKLGDRGVFTIPSEEKKCVSNFFAIDSFAERVLDAVGSGDALLAYATLSLLSSGSEAIATIIGSMAAACECEFDGNIPINPMDVLAKLDAVEKTANFNEE, encoded by the coding sequence ATGGAACAAGATTTTTTTGAGAAGTATCGTCCAAAACTTAAAATAATTGACGATTTAATAGAAATAATAGGTCCTTTTTCTCGTGAAAAGAAAGTAATTCTTTGTCATGGAGTTTTTGATGTTGTTCATCCCGGGCATGTACGCCATTTGGCGTATGCTAAATCAAAGGCCGATATTCTAATAGCAAGTATTACCTCAGACAAATACATCGATAAGGGAATTTATCGACCTCACGTTCCAGAACAATTGCGAGCTTTGAATCTGGCTGCCTATGAAATGGTAGATTATGTTATTATTGATGACAACCAAAAACCTCTGAAAATTATAAGGAAAATTAAACCAAATTATTTTGCTAAAGGATTTGAATACACCTCAACAGGTCTACCTCCTAGTACTCAAGAAGAGGCTAATGTTGTTAATGAATATGGAGGTGAGATGGTTTTTACACCAGGAGATGTTGTGTATTCATCTTCAACGTTCATAAACCTTTCTAGACCTAAAATTCATATCGAAAAATTACTTTCGCTTATGAATGTTGAAAATATTTCATTTGATGACCTTAGGCATACACTTTCATCACTAAAAGGTCTGAAGGTTCATGTAGTTGGTGATACTATTGTAGATACTTACACAAGAACTGTTCTGATTGGTGGTCAGACAAAAACTCCTACTTTCAGTGTTCGTTATATTGGTAAGGATGATTATATCGGAGGTGCAGGAATTGTTGCCCAACATCTTCAAGCAGCTGGAGCAGATGTTGTATTTTCAACAGTTCTGGGCAATGATCAATTAAAAGACTTTGTAATTGCAGGACTTAAAGATACAGGAATAAATACAATCCCCATAATTGACCCTACAAGGCCGACTGTCAATAAAAATGTAATTATAGCGGGGGGGTATCGACTACTTAAAATAGACACACTTGATAACGCTACTATCTCTGTTAAAATTCTTGATCAACTGATCGATAGTATTAAGAATACTTCAACGGATGCTATTGTATTTAGTGATTTTAGGCATGGAATATTTAATCGATCAACGATTAATAGGTTGATTGAGGCAATTCCAATTAATACATTTCGCGTAGCCGATAGTCAGGTTGCCTCCCGATGGGGAAATATTACAGATTTTAAAAACTTCGATCTTTTAACTCCAAATGAACGAGAAGCGCGCTTTTCACTTGCAGACCAGGATTCAACAGTTGGAAAACTTGCAGGTTCACTAAAAGAAATTACGAATTGTAAATCTTTAATATTAAAGCTTGGAGACAGAGGTGTCTTTACAATTCCATCTGAAGAAAAAAAATGCGTAAGCAACTTCTTTGCAATAGATAGTTTTGCCGAAAGAGTTTTAGATGCTGTTGGCTCTGGCGATGCACTTTTGGCTTATGCAACACTTTCGTTGCTTTCAAGTGGATCAGAAGCAATTGCGACCATCATAGGATCAATGGCTGCAGCCTGTGAATGTGAGTTTGATGGAAATATACCTATTAATCCAATGGATGTATTGGCTAAACTTGATGCAGTTGAAAAAACAGCAAATTTTAATGAAGAATAA